One segment of Deltaproteobacteria bacterium DNA contains the following:
- a CDS encoding radical SAM protein: MRSPGIRPARHSGIRASSYLNRVDIGDGTSLLFHGATLCIDLVPTVYADRLTDPATPLDLSFLSPGEKSHLLKRGHLTAWSRRRELAEFRKRVRYVVEKEAELGRKRKKGTLSFVLTYDCNLSCAYCYQKSLAATSRVPAMSEKFAEEVLSRHLPRLFPGVPRKNLIFLFFGGEPLLPGNRATIARILRYAGKHSIKAAVATNGLSIREMEEFIGPETGKIGNVQVVLDGDRLHHDKRRTFGSGKPTYEGIIRAVRRLMRLKVNVFIRVHTHPGKMESTAKLVEYLDRAKILTHPNVETYFAPINTFQEKYGSPAEFDLFRRIFHEVAAKTRRPPSLNLDFLGDVLKMEGLKFLPRTRYCSVGTDDVFIVDPMGDIYDCFEEAGHKERRIGEISGGNVKFFPIKKTHTRRHLLNIPECLQCSVAFFCGGGCPTRARIHGGSIFEPYCLQNKEYIAQTLKAYYSSLRRKIPA, from the coding sequence GTGCGCAGTCCGGGGATAAGACCGGCACGACACAGCGGAATCCGCGCAAGCAGCTATCTGAACCGGGTCGATATCGGTGACGGGACGTCGCTCCTGTTTCACGGAGCGACCCTGTGCATCGACCTTGTCCCCACGGTGTATGCCGACCGCCTGACCGATCCCGCCACCCCGCTCGATCTTTCGTTCCTTTCGCCAGGCGAGAAATCGCACCTGCTGAAACGGGGGCATCTGACCGCATGGTCCCGGCGCCGCGAGCTCGCGGAATTCCGGAAACGCGTACGTTACGTCGTGGAAAAAGAGGCTGAACTCGGCAGGAAGCGGAAAAAAGGCACGCTCAGTTTCGTCCTGACTTACGACTGCAACCTTTCCTGCGCCTATTGCTACCAGAAATCCCTGGCCGCGACATCCCGCGTTCCCGCCATGAGCGAGAAATTCGCGGAAGAGGTCCTTTCCCGCCATTTGCCTCGCCTGTTTCCGGGCGTGCCAAGGAAAAATCTGATTTTCCTGTTTTTCGGCGGTGAGCCGCTTCTTCCGGGGAACCGCGCCACGATCGCAAGGATACTGCGATACGCCGGGAAGCATTCGATCAAGGCCGCGGTGGCGACCAACGGCCTCTCGATTCGGGAAATGGAGGAATTCATAGGGCCGGAAACGGGGAAAATCGGGAACGTCCAGGTGGTGCTCGACGGCGACCGGCTTCACCATGACAAACGCAGGACGTTCGGATCGGGGAAGCCGACGTACGAAGGCATCATCCGGGCGGTCCGCCGGTTGATGCGGCTGAAAGTGAACGTATTCATACGCGTCCACACACATCCCGGAAAGATGGAATCGACCGCGAAACTCGTGGAGTATCTCGACAGGGCGAAGATATTGACGCATCCGAACGTCGAAACGTATTTCGCCCCGATCAACACGTTCCAGGAGAAATACGGGTCTCCCGCGGAATTCGACCTGTTTCGCCGCATCTTCCACGAAGTCGCCGCCAAGACCCGAAGACCTCCGTCCCTGAATCTCGATTTCCTGGGCGACGTCCTGAAAATGGAAGGATTGAAATTCCTTCCAAGGACGAGATATTGCTCCGTCGGAACCGACGACGTTTTCATCGTCGACCCGATGGGGGACATCTACGATTGTTTCGAGGAAGCCGGGCACAAGGAGCGGCGCATCGGCGAGATTTCCGGCGGGAACGTGAAATTCTTTCCGATAAAAAAAACGCACACAAGGCGGCACCTTCTCAATATTCCCGAATGCCTCCAATGTTCGGTGGCGTTTTTTTGCGGGGGTGGGTGCCCTACCCGGGCGAGGATCCACGGCGGTTCGATCTTCGAGCCATACTGCCTCCAGAACAAGGAATACATCGCCCAGACCCTGAAGGCGTACTATTCGTCTCTCCGGCGGAAAATCCCCGCATAG
- a CDS encoding CHAT domain-containing protein, which yields MTKTSSNTFRRIVAAAFLALAVACTALAKDPSPQDRIYRHKASPAETGERKKEADLHASRAREAFLQGRYGDVISAGTSALEIYTSIGDDAGEMKVLHDLGRAHRKMADYTEAERLHQRALDLAQRGGDRSMHGTALIDIGDVRERRKDHPGALSFYRKALEILRLPEDWKEAGRALRQIGDIQVVRGDFEEAYDAYGSALRYAGEGHDPSAIAESRDYTGYFFRQMGDYEKAADLHRRTLEAAAEIPDTQERSRCRARALNHLGLCTARLASVAAADGDLKTAAKRYREAASLEEEALREARSASDRWRQGYVLRASAQIHRELGELSPGTDASRDFAVSLARAGEAIALAAEMKEKEWQGLGLHQKAIALALLGRHEEGLASLREAIGLWNASGDLQGMGQAWQLIAHRIHEARGKLPEALDAYGKALETFERIRAFEHISAIHLGRGAIFERRGELAKAKDSYMASIEALESVRSRLTSEEHKIAFFERRQGPYDALISLLARMHREGGRREDGALALHISERARERTMLDLIRGASGLIRGGVDAATLAREADIRSGIRSLSGELLRERDPKKSDAMKTDLDRLLVERNAFLRELEGKYPAYARLKNPRPLEMEEIRSRTLGEGVRLLEYFVGERGTFLFVVSREGLEVLHPIPIGKRELAAKVEALRSPFEQIKTGGNIQDLEKFDLALARDLYGLLLAPVEKHVRGASGIVIVPHGPLYHLPFELLVRDLDARPMPEGIVFGRFETPRYAVEALPPVAYGLSASLLDPGLRRTGDGAPKGTLIAFGNPTPERADGKRRGVRMRRGHRIMMPGLPFAEREARAVASLYDGGTKVYLGMDATKARFLSEAGGYRSVILSTHGILDERDPMFSGLVFAPRPGEEDGSLLETHEIFNIRLNADLVTLSACEAGLGRIRDGEGLIGMGQAFIYAGASSLVVSLWSVYDRSTSQLITGFHEGVRVDPSRKAHALRESKLETIRKRERLESGHVLSYAHPFFWAPFVLFRGP from the coding sequence TTGACGAAGACATCTTCCAATACCTTTCGCCGTATCGTCGCGGCGGCGTTCCTTGCGCTGGCCGTCGCCTGCACCGCTCTCGCGAAAGACCCATCCCCCCAGGACCGGATCTACCGGCACAAGGCATCGCCTGCGGAAACCGGCGAACGAAAAAAGGAAGCGGATCTCCATGCATCACGTGCCAGGGAAGCCTTTCTCCAGGGACGCTACGGAGACGTGATTTCCGCCGGAACCTCCGCACTCGAGATCTACACTTCCATAGGGGACGATGCGGGGGAGATGAAAGTCCTTCACGACCTTGGCCGAGCGCACAGGAAAATGGCCGACTACACGGAGGCCGAACGATTGCATCAGCGCGCGCTCGACCTGGCGCAGCGGGGAGGAGACCGTTCGATGCATGGGACGGCGCTCATCGACATAGGCGACGTCCGGGAGCGAAGGAAGGACCACCCCGGCGCTCTCTCCTTCTACAGAAAGGCGCTGGAGATCCTCCGGCTTCCCGAGGACTGGAAGGAAGCAGGCCGGGCATTGCGCCAGATCGGCGATATCCAGGTCGTCCGGGGCGATTTCGAGGAAGCCTATGACGCATACGGGAGTGCGCTTCGGTACGCTGGGGAGGGGCATGATCCTTCGGCCATAGCCGAGAGCAGGGATTACACGGGCTATTTCTTCCGGCAGATGGGGGATTACGAAAAGGCCGCGGACCTCCACCGGCGCACCTTGGAGGCTGCCGCCGAAATTCCGGATACGCAGGAACGGTCCCGTTGCCGCGCCCGGGCGCTGAATCACCTTGGCCTTTGCACCGCGAGGCTCGCCTCCGTCGCGGCTGCGGACGGGGACCTGAAGACCGCGGCAAAACGGTACCGGGAAGCGGCAAGCCTCGAAGAGGAGGCGCTACGGGAGGCCCGATCCGCAAGCGACCGATGGCGTCAGGGATACGTCCTGCGCGCGTCGGCGCAGATTCATCGGGAACTCGGCGAACTTTCTCCCGGGACGGATGCCTCACGGGATTTCGCCGTATCCCTCGCGCGCGCCGGCGAGGCGATCGCCCTCGCGGCCGAGATGAAGGAGAAGGAATGGCAAGGCCTGGGACTCCACCAGAAAGCGATAGCTCTCGCGCTCCTGGGGCGGCATGAGGAGGGGTTGGCGTCTCTCCGCGAAGCGATCGGTTTATGGAACGCTTCCGGGGACCTTCAGGGGATGGGGCAGGCCTGGCAGCTGATCGCCCACCGCATCCACGAAGCCCGGGGAAAGCTTCCCGAGGCGCTCGATGCCTACGGGAAAGCGCTCGAGACTTTCGAACGGATCCGGGCATTCGAGCACATTTCGGCGATCCACCTGGGCCGGGGGGCCATCTTCGAGAGGCGAGGGGAACTCGCGAAGGCGAAAGATTCATACATGGCATCGATCGAAGCCCTCGAGTCGGTACGGAGCCGCCTGACGTCCGAGGAGCACAAGATCGCCTTCTTCGAACGGCGCCAGGGACCCTACGATGCGCTTATCTCCCTCCTGGCGCGAATGCACCGCGAGGGAGGCCGGCGGGAGGACGGCGCTTTGGCCCTCCATATCTCCGAGCGCGCGCGGGAAAGGACCATGCTGGACCTCATCCGGGGGGCGAGCGGCCTTATCCGCGGAGGGGTCGATGCGGCAACTCTCGCCCGGGAGGCAGATATCCGTTCCGGAATCCGCTCCCTGTCGGGAGAACTCCTTCGTGAGCGCGACCCGAAAAAAAGCGATGCCATGAAAACTGACCTCGACCGCCTCCTCGTGGAGCGGAATGCATTTCTCCGGGAACTGGAGGGGAAGTATCCTGCCTACGCCCGCCTCAAGAATCCGCGGCCCCTGGAAATGGAGGAGATCCGCAGCAGGACGCTGGGCGAAGGGGTGCGGCTGCTGGAGTACTTTGTCGGTGAGCGCGGCACGTTTCTCTTCGTCGTCTCCCGCGAGGGTCTCGAGGTTCTGCATCCGATCCCGATCGGAAAACGGGAGCTCGCAGCGAAGGTGGAAGCGCTCAGAAGTCCCTTCGAGCAGATCAAGACCGGCGGGAACATTCAGGATCTTGAGAAGTTCGACCTTGCCCTGGCCCGCGATCTCTACGGACTTCTCCTTGCGCCGGTGGAAAAGCATGTCCGCGGGGCATCCGGTATCGTCATCGTGCCGCACGGCCCTCTTTATCATCTCCCGTTCGAATTGCTCGTCCGCGACCTCGATGCGCGGCCAATGCCCGAAGGAATCGTCTTCGGGAGGTTCGAAACGCCCCGATACGCCGTCGAAGCGCTGCCTCCCGTCGCCTACGGGCTATCGGCGAGCCTGCTCGATCCGGGATTGCGCAGAACGGGGGACGGCGCGCCGAAGGGAACGCTGATAGCCTTCGGGAATCCGACCCCGGAACGAGCGGACGGGAAGCGCCGCGGCGTGCGGATGCGCAGGGGACATCGGATCATGATGCCGGGGCTTCCGTTCGCGGAACGGGAGGCACGTGCCGTCGCGTCCCTATACGACGGCGGGACGAAAGTCTACCTGGGAATGGATGCGACGAAGGCGCGGTTCCTCTCCGAGGCGGGCGGCTACCGGTCGGTGATCCTGTCGACGCACGGAATTCTCGACGAGAGGGATCCGATGTTTTCCGGCCTCGTCTTCGCTCCGCGGCCGGGAGAAGAGGACGGTTCCCTTCTCGAAACCCACGAGATCTTCAATATCCGCCTCAACGCCGACCTGGTGACGCTGAGCGCCTGCGAGGCGGGGCTGGGCAGGATACGCGACGGCGAAGGGCTGATCGGGATGGGGCAGGCTTTCATCTACGCGGGGGCATCGTCCCTCGTGGTGAGCCTCTGGAGCGTCTACGACCGCTCCACGTCGCAGCTGATCACGGGGTTCCACGAAGGGGTGCGCGTCGATCCCTCAAGGAAGGCCCATGCGCTCCGTGAGAGCAAACTCGAGACGATCCGGAAGCGGGAGCGGCTGGAATCCGGGCACGTCCTCTCTTATGCCCATCCGTTCTTCTGGGCGCCTTTCGTCCTCTTCCGCGGCCCCTGA